One window of Triticum dicoccoides isolate Atlit2015 ecotype Zavitan chromosome 5A, WEW_v2.0, whole genome shotgun sequence genomic DNA carries:
- the LOC119301982 gene encoding uncharacterized protein LOC119301982 gives MAFVAIHARLAVLPPRLSAAASSLRSAPPRTRLPPLRTSTGHIFRSLRCRRRPCRARARAASISITASLDLTEDNVRQAIVDAKAELAQLFDTSVGITGQVDLAELDGPFVKLRLKGKFWHTRATVVARIGNYLKNRIPEILEVEIEDEDQLDDSPAAY, from the exons ATGGCCTTCGTCGCCATCCACGCCCGCCTCGCCGTCCTTCCCCCTCgcctcagcgccgccgcctcgtctctCCGCTCCGCCCCTCCCCGCACCCGCCTCCCGCCGCTCAGGACCTCAACCGGACACATCTTCCGCAGCCTGCGGTGCCGGCGCCGGCCGTGTCGCGCTCGCGCTCGCGCCGCCTCCATCTCCATCACCGCGTCGCTCGACCTCACCGAGGACAACGTCCGGCAGGCCATCGTCGACGCCAAAGCCGAG CTGGCCCAGCTGTTCGACACGTCGGTCGGGATAACAG GGCAAGTTGATCTGGCGGAGCTGGACGGGCCGTTCGTGAAGCTCCGGCTGAAGGGCAAGTTCTGGCACACCCGCGCCACCGTCGTCGCGCGGATTGGCAACTACCTCAAGAACCGCATACCG GAAATCTTGGAGGTGGAGATCGAGGATGAGGACCAGCTTGACGACAGCCCAGCGGCTTACTGA